In Toxoplasma gondii ME49 chromosome X, whole genome shotgun sequence, a single genomic region encodes these proteins:
- a CDS encoding histone lysine-specific demethylase LSD1/BHC110/KDMA1A (encoded by transcript TGME49_275420~Gene product name based on ToxoDB Community Expert Annotation.) — protein MEPFNHRGDAAFRRCPSAGQLNAALPPSVPAFMPAVVSLSGLPPDLPLGFQPPPLALSQAGSVTQYVGVAAAFPAVPPATHSNAHPLFHPLQNPSLSTASSPHALHVSSHASPPAVCLSSHASSRPALPPGSAFPVPTNFLGDSGAACRSRWAAHEAREERNREGRRREAERREAERREGRKEEGRDIRGSASSNLPLLSLQPPSHRGAAANSPLLPSPPRLCPSRIAGVHTAGRSLVSSSRLLCRAPQDSLWHPMTRLPPDSLPCSYLSSSSPSLTSSSPSLTSPSPSLTSPSPSALPAYRAPGFLPRPAKFGGVSSARSFVGELNSAFCAERSPCVSACETFQTFACGASGSRRRSHFSFSPFSADDTPGSEAPAGPAGNHSPRRSTSLQSLSSLSSSPSESEVEEDLAGEEPRTRVGCPDIRVDPPACDSAFVAFSAPASASAPLPFFSPPVAACCLPSRAPGVPPELLSASLLRSRAGRACSSASLSPQDSAQGWLHAASPPREDCLRRCLSPRLCAADVVVVSDGEECSDSERGRGKDGDGGRLQETQDGEGDAACLSPSPVSLSRRRLHDESSLNGTEEEACASFDAGKSHSDDAKAGEDTPPLPSHGSSASAFSVSGHSTEEGSRPHGPSRSRRSSRRTSANTPVSIMASSSSSSSPSLSSASFSSSAASSSVFPSTASALPRAEFLSESSLLASAGVATPHCASALTPGHPRLRSWLSFRQLRVGRPAEKKRQFLLRGKKQLKVAVIGAGMAGISAARELRDAGVKSVVVYEARSRVGGRCCSAEVTLHPRPELASASAQAKASRENPGLDIGDREESAEAAQAAKAPKEVKGEEQWPLRACEPRGVLGECCDASAKRSAIEGICSSRAFSASSLPSSSSSSSSAWSSTSAVSSVPSASASLSASASGALVVPGIDLGASWIHGIDDNPVYAICLAHRLHPFGAAKGVEVVDDSATVGSSKRKQKASQKAVEILTDAEEVLFDEATGARVDAEVDAWAYEAHQSHQREADSSARRDEGNRGWRQWPAGPTGAQTELKTLLHQSLGGVLNAKMREAIRARRKRLAQPREETRNARKPRAAPCTEDQEPAERSRTAEETEREGEEETDVEPGKEGDSVEGRLLMWHLNNLEYSAGADVDDLSLICWDQDDLTAFQGQHVLIWEGYKSAVEALTSDLDIRLRHEVSSISYSDSGVTLRFADGTVSPRFDFCIVTLPLGVLKASVTADEQRATGEDAARFRSEVHAKELLPSQTLPARSLSTVRGDNQVSPLIGEEEEKAPDTQAENGDAERVERSSEGLHWQEEAWRVPHSGVTADAFREEGRNAGTERKADSRKEGQVDKITEKEASRMEGNAGEELGIELECKGLVDVCGTDETRGIQGEVRGGERGLRRFVCIENGDPCVGDSVVKNIEKSLLPRHSSLHSSESNGDHLLSSAASSRHNAAAPTSGGAEPPGGDSGSGPLPVSLTSSCSSSRVSSSLSSSRLSSFSSSFPLSNGNCADGEANPGGGYEPRDAEKEDERGTGGDWCRPQDGDSSLHSSSSFVAPSSLTAPSSSASVRLAEARGADSSTSAFLKSEVCEEASAPVKARAARSDLDVDAEIADALHDVPVDFTFPPDLLPFLIPSQKRRGNGRRICKKQALARLRAADGWAKKSREATPEAISSSGVRTPRPPGGDTPKDAQQGVEGVKGEGEERDAARTEEGGVDASSSASSWFALSKERCESRRGLVAFDPPLPEWKREAVKLLGMGNMNKVALVFESPFWLHEDDDGDGDEGEAEDGDKGEAEETRGPETLESVGNGEDEREERRTEDSQVARPRGEEGDASDRRDGSGGEGDRKREEESGKGGLTDADGETRKNGNCRGVEETEMRESTSDERMDANSKGDEQREREGEIGGNEDEMGGREGDVRKTGDTKGERDTRGNFDESLTPCGSRSLPSDNGPLSSSLSASRVSPPEIPYPVASECICDDSDSRPGSVAPLCSLECPSTSSLLFPASSTSSEPSLASRPTPPFSSASPASSSVSSSLSNSSSSCSSSTVPTSSSSPLSSAALAPAFAPSSAPLLSPLSASVFSSVSSSVPASASAASSPWLSSQTRSALRRCENPTGAKGGRGGEKGGGRSGRRRREKTKGSEAPERPRQAREWRDETEEREDEPEVNAKERRSLRPRRERREQEKFSDSEGRETKRRRTRKNRVKTVPRQRGWASREKGRYAQLVYLHPKPIILVLVPGTFSFLSEKRPKAELVCEALRVVAEIHEGRIEAPIKAFVSRWGKDPFARGSYSYLPPGTTGRDYDLLSYPVHHRLLFAGEHTIRPYPSTVHGACLSGRREAARILDWTAGLMEQHAFLKWFQHAEEGLWFSVDLSEMEAAPSYFEDCLEGPTAAEREEWFAGSIRCAFCGEAQTFQRPFIGCVSVPVSHAPSASSTSPPCEFLAEEDGKTSRDSLLQRGTEAPLSQAGEAIERINQKQRRLRFVVHEDCCYYTPGVVSDSEGSRWFNVGRAILAASLNACACCGLPGASIPCAAAECSQALHLPCAQRELRWPRYETKSAVRPLFCPSHQRLLSLPCEGLSASPRALKEAAGEAETGDDARARREEEEKKAERRNVGMAVTAASASACIAASLSLAAGLRSACDLSSSALARKENSRVLRRREGPEKDGGEMREKTGETEEKTRMKTEAHPVIISDDGEESEESVRRILRTPGDQNRSRLPPFLAASLSSLRPFLSNLSHSGRHKPSLHAPFSSQGSHASFPALSSLPALSSLSSFSSHSSLPFQSSWPSGGSSSPSFGRACTPGRPVFPVSALTATVASQRGRILCEDIKPRERGRARMQSGAREEKNLTSELRCLLRRLERAVECLQGPSETKRGPAGERDRSLTVIDVDDSSVHKIRDRKTIIDLEDA, from the exons ATGGAGCCCTTCAATCACCGCGGAGACGCTGCGTTCCGCCGTTGTCCCTCCGCCGGGCAACTGAACGCTGCCCTCCCGCCTTCAGTCCCCGCCTTTATGCCTGccgtcgtttctctttcgggACTTCCACCCGATCTGCCTCTTGGCTTCCAgccgcctcctctcgctctaTCGCAGGCAGGCTCCGTCACCCAGTACGTAGGCGTCGCCGCGGCCTTCCCCGCAGTTCCTCCAGCCACGCATTCCAACGCGCACCCGTTGTTCCATCCCCTTCAAAACCCTTCCTTGTCgaccgcttcttctccccatgCTCTTCATGTGTCATCTCAtgcttctcctcccgctgtttgtctttcttcgcatGCCTCCTCGCGGCCTGCATTGCCTCCTGGGAGCGCCTTTCCGGTGCCTACGAATTTcctcggagacagcggagctGCGTGCCGCTCGCGCTGGGCGGCCCAcgaagcgcgagaggaacgaaacagagaaggaagacgaagagaagccgagcgaagagaagccgagcgaagagaaggaaggaaagaggaaggcagagacatTCGAggatctgcttcttcgaatCTGCCTCTGCTTTCGCTGCAGCCGCCCTCTCACCGCGGTGCCGCTGCGAACTCTCcgctccttccctctcctccgaGGCTGTGTCCTTCGCGCATCgcgggtgtacatacagctggGCGATCCCTCGTCTCGtcctcgcgcctcctctgccGCGCGCCTCAAGACTCTCTCTGGCATCCCATGACGCGGCTGCCACCTGATTCCTTACCCTGTTCTTATttatcttcttcttctccttctcttacgtcttcttctccttctcttacgtctccttctccttctcttacgtctccttctccttcggcgTTGCCGGCTTATCGGGCCCCAGGGTTCTTGCCTAGGCCTGCGAAGTTCGGCGGAGTTTCGTCTGCTCGCTCTTTTGTGGGTGAGTTGAATTCTGCGTTTTGTGCTGAGCGTTcgccgtgtgtctctgcatgcgagacATTCCAGACTTTCGCCTGTGGCGCCTCTGGCAGTCGTCGCCGTTCGcacttctcgttttctcctttctctgctgaCGATACACCCGGCAGCGAAGCGCCCGCAGGCCCTGCTGGAAATCACTCTCCGCGACGCTCGACCTCTCTCCagagtctttcttctctctcttcctctccgtccgAAAGCGAGGTCGAGGAAGACCTGGCTGGCGAGGAGCCTCGGACGCGGGTCGGGTGTCCAGACATCCGAGTTGATCCTCCAGCCTGCGACTCCGCCTTCGTTGCTTTCTCGGCGCCCGCGTCGGCATCCGCGCCCTtgcccttcttttctccgcctGTCGCCGCCTGTTGTTTGCCTTCTCGAGCTCCGGGTGTGCCGCCGGaacttctctctgcctcgctccTCCGGTCCCGCGCCGGTCGTGCCtgctcgtctgcttctctgtctccgcaggaCAGCGCGCAGGgctggctgcatgcagcttccCCTCCGAGAGAAGACTGTCTGAGGCGTTGCCTGTCTCCCCGGTTGTGTGCAGCCgacgtcgtcgtcgtctccgaCGGCGAGGAGTGTTCGGACTCTGAGAGGGGTCGAGGAAAGgacggagacggaggacgGCTGCAGGAGACccaagacggagaaggagatgccgcctgtctctcgccttctccagtgtctctgtctcggcgcCGCCTCCACGATGAGTCCTCATTGAACggaacggaggaagaggcttGCGCTTCGTTCGATGCTGGGAAAAGCCACTCCGACGACGCGAAAGCTGGGGAAGATACGCCGCCTTTGCCGTCGCATGGAAGCTCTGCTTCGGCCTTCTCGGTGTCTGGACACTCGACCGAAGAAGGCAGTCGCCCACACGGTCCCAGTCGAAGCCGGCGGTCGAGTCGACGAACATCAGCCAACACCCCAGTCTCAATAAtggcttcctcttcttcctcttcgtctccgtctttgtcttctgcatcgttttcttcctctgctgcctcttcttcggtgtTCCCTTCGACTGCGTCTGCGTTGCCTCGTGCAGAGTTTCTTTCCGAGTCGTCTCTGCTCGCTTCGGCGGGTGTCGCAACTCCGCATTGCGCGTCGGCCTTGACGCCTGGCCACCCGCGTCTGAGATCGTGGCTTTCGTTCCGTCAGCTGCGTGTGGGTCGccccgcagagaagaagagacagttcTTGcttcgaggaaagaagcagctgaaAGTCGCCGTGATTGGAGCTGGCATGGCAGGGATCAGCGCCGCTCGCGAACTTCGAGACGCTGGCGTCAAGTCCGTCGTCGTCTACGAAGCCCGCAGCCGCGTGGGCGGTCGCTGCTGCAGTGCGGAAGTCACGCTGCACCCGCGGCCGGAGTTGGCGAGCGCGTCGGCGCAGGCGAAAGCCTCGAGAGAGAATCCAGGACTCGACATTGGAGACCGAGAGGAAAGCGCGGAGGCAGCGCAAGCGGCGAAGGCCCCGAAAGAAgtgaagggagaggaacaaTGGCCTCTCAGAGCCTGCGAACCACGGGGCGTTCTGGGGGAGTGCTGTGATGCAAGCGCGAAACGCAGCGCGATTGAAGGCatctgctcttctcgcgcgttttctgcctcttctttgccttcctcttcttcctcttcctcttctgcctggTCGTCGACCTCTGCGGTTTCCTCTgttccgtctgcgtctgcgtctttgtctgcgtctgcgtcgggAGCGCTTGTGGTCCCGGGCATCGACCTGGGGGCCTCGTGGATCCACGGAATCGACGACAACCCGGTGTATGCGATTTGCCTGGCGCACCGGCTCCACCCGTTCGGCGCGGCGAAAGGCGTCGAGGTGGTGGACGACTCGGCAACTGTGGGGAGTTCGAAACGGAAGCAAAAGGCCTCGCAGAAGGCAGTGGAGATTCTGACGGATGCGGAGGAAGTTCTCTTCGACGAGGCGACAGGTGCTCGCGTCGACGCGGAGGTTGACGCCTGGGCGTACGAAGCCCACCAGAGCCACCAGCGGGAGGCCGACAGTtctgcgaggagagacgagggcaACCGAGGGTGGCGACAGTGGCCTGCGGGGCCGACAGGAGCGCAGACCGAGCTGAAGACGCTTCTGCACCAGTCGCTGGGTGGAGTGCTGAACGCGAAGATGCGCGAGGCGATTcgcgcgaggagaaagcgactTGCGCAGCCTcgggaagagacgaggaacgcgagaaagcCTCGGGCGGCACCCTGCACCGAAGACCAGGAGCCAGCGGAGAGGTCGCGgacggcagaggagacggagagagaaggtgaagaagagacggatgTGGAGCCTGGAAAGGAAGGGGACAGCGTCGAGGGAAGACTCCTCATGTGGCATCTCAACAACTTGGAATACTCGGCAGGTGCCGACGTGGACGACCTTTCGTTGATCTGCTGGGACCAG GACGATCTGACAGCCTTCCAAGGACAACATGTCCTCATCTGGGAGGGGTATAAGTCGGCTGTGGAGGCGCTCACAAGCGATTTGGACATCCGCCTTCGACACGAGGTCTCGAGCATTTCTTATTCAGACTCGGGCGTCACTCTGCGCTTCGCAGACGGCactgtttctcctcgttttgaCTTTTGCATTGTCACCCTGCCTCTTG GCGTATTGAAAGCGTCAGTGACTGCTGACGAACAACGCGCGACGGGAGAGGACGCTGCTCGTTTTAGATCCGAGGTGCATGCGAAAGAACTTCTCCCTTCTCAAACGCTGCctgctcgctctctgtcAACCGTCAGGGGGGACAACCAAGTTTCTCCTCTCAtaggggaagaggaggagaaagcacCTGACACGCAAGCAGAGAACGGGGACGccgagagagtggagagaagcagcgaaggtCTCCACTGGCAAGAGGAAGCCTGGAGAGTTCCGCACAGCGGCGTCACCGCAGACGCGttccgagaagaaggcaggaacGCCGGTACTGAAAGGAAAGCAGACTCCAGGAAAGAAGGGCAAGTAGATAAAAtcacagaaaaagaggcgTCCCGAATGGAAGGAAACGCGGGTGAAGAGCTGGGGATCGAACTCGAATGTAAAGGCCTGGTGGACGTATGTGGCACCgacgaaacgagaggaaTCCAGGGAGAGGTGAGAGGTGGAGAACGAGGTTTGAGGAGATTTGTCTGCATCGAGAATGGAGACCCATGCGTCGGTGATTCCGTTGTCAAAAACATAGAGAAATCTCTGCTGCCGCGTCACTCTTCCCTTCACTCCTCTGAATCTAACGGAGAtcaccttctctcttcggccGCCTCCAGTCGACATAACGCAGCCGCCCCAACCTCAGGTGGGGCAGAACCTcccggcggagacagcggcagtgggcctctccctgtctctctaacatcttcttgttcttcttctcgtgtgtcttcttctctttcgtcttctcgtctttcttctttctcttcttcgtttcctctctccaatGGGAACTGTGCAGACGGCGAAGCAAATCCAGGGGGAGGCTATGAGCCCCGCgatgcagaaaaggaggacgagagaggcaCCGGTGGCGACTGGTGTAGGCCTCAAGACGGCGACTCCTCGCTTcattcttcctcctctttcgtcgctccttcgtctcttactgctccttcttcctctgcttcagtGCGTCTGGCTGAAGCTAGAGGCGCCGATTCGAGTACTTCCGCCTTCTTGAAGAGCGAGGTGTGTGAGGAGGCGTCGGCACCTGTGAAGGCGAGGGCGGCCAGGTCTGATCTTGATGTAGACGCCGAAATAGCTGACGCGCTTCACGACGTTCCCGTGGACTTTACGTTTCCACCGGATCTTCTTCCGTTCCTAATTCCTTCGCAGAAGCGCCGAGGGAACGGCCGGAGAATCTGCAAAAAGCAGGCGCTCGCGCGCCTGCGGGCTGCAGACGGCTGGGCAAAGAAATCTCGCGAGGCGACGCCAGAGGCAATAAGCagctcgggtgtacgtacacctcggCCGCCAGGAGGCGACACACCGAAAGACGCGCAGCAGGGAGTGGAGGGAgtgaagggagaaggcgaggagcgagacGCAGCGAGGACGGAAGAGGGCGGCGTCgacgcttcgtcttctgcctcttcgtggTTCGCCTTGTCCAAGGAAAGATGCGAGAGTCGGCGAGGactcgtcgccttcgaccCGCCGCTTCCAGAGTGGAAACGCGAAGCCGTCAAACTCCTGGGCATGGGCAACATGAACAAAGTGGCTTTGGTCTTCGAGTCGCCCTTCTGGCTtcacgaagacgacgacggagacggagacgagggggaagcggaggacggagacaagggagaagcggaagagaccCGAGGGCCGGAGACGCTGGAAAGTGTCGGGAACGGGGAggacgagcgagaagagcgacgaacgGAGGACAGCCAGGTCGCGAggccgagaggagaggagggagacgcgagtgACCGCCGAGACGGGTCAGGCGGCGAGGGAgatcgaaagagagaagaagaaagcgggaAGGGAGGACTCACAGATGCCGATGGAGAGACTCGCAAAAACGGAAACTGCAGAGGcgtggaagagacagagatgagAGAGTCGACCTCCGATGAACGGATGGACGCAAACAGCAAAGGCgatgaacagagagaacgtgAAGGGGAAATAGGAGGAAATGAAGATGAAATGGGAGGGCGTGAAGGCGATGTGAGAAAGACTGGAGAcacaaagggagagagagacacccgtGGCAATTTCGATGAGTCACTGACGCCTTGTGGTTCTCGTTCGCTGCCTTCGGACAATGGgccgctttcttcgtctctctcggcctcgcGAGTGTCTCCGCCAGAGATTCCTTATCCAGTTGCTTCTGAATGCATTTGTGACGACTCCGATTCGCGTCCGGGCTCCGttgcgcctctctgctcgctCGAGTgtccttcgacttcttccttgCTTTTCCCCGCTTCGTCTACCTCTTCTGAACCCAGTCTTGCTTCTCGCCCCACACCTCcgttctcgtctgcttctcctgcgtcctcctccgtttcctcttctctctcgaattcctcgtcttcgtgctcttcctccactgTCCCtacttcctcctcgtctcctctgtcttctgccgCTCTTGCGCCTGCTTTCGCTCCCTCGTCGgctcctctcttgtctcctctgtccgcGTCGGTTTTTTCCTCGGTCTCCTCCTCGGTTcccgcgtctgcgtctgcggcttcttcacCGTGGCTTTCTTCTCAGACTCGCAGTGCCTTGCGGCGATGCGAGAATCCTACCGGCGCCAAAGGCGGTCgtggcggcgagaagggcgGCGGCCGAAGCGGGAGACGGcgccgcgagaagacgaaaggaagcgaagctCCAGAGAGACCCAGACAAGCCAGAGAGTggcgagacgaaacggaggaacgcgaagaTGAGCCAGAAGTGAatgcgaaggagagacggtcCTTGAGGCCGCGACGCGAGCGGCGAGAACAGGAAAAGTTCTCCGATTCTGAAGGccgagaaacaaagaggcgaaggacgcgAAAAAACAGGGTCAAGACGGTCCCGCGACAGCGTGGATGGGCCTCCAGGGAAAAAGGACGATATGCGCAGCTCGTCTACCTGCACCCGAAGCCGATCATTTTGGTTTTG GTCCCGGGAACCTTTTCATTTCTGTCTGAGAAGAGACCCAAGGCGGAGCTCGTCTGTGAGGCCTTGCGCGTCGTGGCGGAGATCCATGAGGGACGGATCGAGGCGCCGATCAAGgcctttgtttctcgctGGGGCAAAGACCCGTTCGCCAGAGGCAGCTACTCCTACCTGCCGCCAGGCACCACAG GAAGAGATTATGATCTCCTTTCGTACCCAGTTCACCATCGACTGCTCTTTGCTGGCGAGCACACGATTCGGCCGTATCCAAGCACTGTGCATG gcGCGTGTCTCAGCGGCAGACGAGAGGCCGCGCGGATTCTCGACTGGACGGCGGGTCTGATGGAGCAGCATGCCTTCCTGAAG TGGTTTCAGCATGCCGAAGAGGGGCTGTGGTTCTCCGTCGATCTGAGCGAAATGGAGGCGGCGCCGAGCTACTTCGAGGACTGCCTCGAAGGCCCAACTGCAGC GGAGCGTGAAGAATGGTTTGCCGGCAGCATTcgctgcgccttctgcgGAGAGGCCCAGACATTTCAACGCCCATTCATCggctgtgtctccgttcctgTGTCTCAcgctccttctgcttcctccacttctcctCCTTGCGAATTTCTGGCTGAAGAGGATGGAAAGACGTCTCGCGACTCGCTCTTGCAGCGCGGAACCGAGGCGCCTCTGTCGCAGGCTGGAGAAGCGATAGAGAGGATAAACCAGAAGCAGcgccgtctccgtttcgtgGTCCACGAGGACTGCTGTTACTACACACCGGGCGTCGTcagcgacagcgaaggaagTCGATGGTTCAACGTAGGTCGGGCGATTTTGGCAGCCTCGCTCAACGCATGCGCCTGCTGCGGCCTGCCGGGTGCCAGCATCCCTTGTGCTGCAGCTGAATGCTCTCAGGCGCTTCACTTGCCTTGTGCCCAGCGCGAACTCCGCTGGCCGAGATACGAGAC GAAGTCGGCGGTGCGGCCGCTGTTCTGTCCGTCGCACCAgcgcctgctgtctctgccgtgCGAGGGCCTTTCAGCTTCTCCACGCGCCCTCAAAGAAGCCGccggggaagcagagacaggggacGACGCGAGAGCGcggcgcgaggaagaagagaagaaggccgagagaagaaacgtcgGGATGGCAGTAACGGCCGCAAgcgcttctgcatgcattgcggcttctctgtcgctcgcgGCAGGTTTGAGATCTGCGTGCGATTTGTCAAGCTCAGCCctggcgaggaaagagaactcGCGAGTtctgaggagacgcgaaggccCGGAAAAAGATGGTggagagatgagagagaagacgggagagaccgaggagaagacgcgcatGAAAACAGAGGCGCATCCGGTCATCATTTcagacgacggcgaagaaagcgaggagtcTGTTCGGCGTATTCTGCGAACTCCGGGAGATCAGAACAGATCCAGACTCCCTCCGTTTcttgctgcctctctctcttctcttcgtccttttctctcgaatcTGTCCCACTCCGGAAGACACAAACCTTCTCTTCAtgctccgttttcttctcaagGTTCTCAtgcttcgtttcctgctctttcttctcttccggctctctcttctctctcttcgttctcctctcactcttctctccctttccagTCTTCTTGGCCTTCCGGAGGTTCGTCCAGTCCGAGTTTCGGACGCGCATGTACTCCTGGGAGACCGGTTTTTCCGGTGTCTGCGTTGACAGCCACGGTTGCTTCTCAGAGAGGGAGGATTCTTTGTGAAGACATAAAGCCTCGCGAGCGGGGGcgggcgcgcatgcagtctggtgcgagagaggagaagaattTGACCTCCGaacttcgctgtctcctcaggCGACTGGAGCGCGCGGTGGAGTGCCTCCAAGGACCCAGCGAAACCAAGCGAGGACccgcaggagaaagagacagaagcctcACAGTCATCGATGTCGACGACTCGTCTGTTCACAAAATaagagataggaaaacgaTCATCGATCTAGAAGACGCTTAA